The following coding sequences lie in one Kribbella sp. NBC_00709 genomic window:
- a CDS encoding S8 family serine peptidase, translating into MFFRPAHLLRLGLPAALVAGSLVVLTGSSGSAAQPRPYSPPFTHPSAQAEFEPNAVIVKFKLKATTAARRAAVAKVGGTEDPVASNVVKIKGELSAPDLLKKMKADPNVELASLNYRRYISAVPNDEYYTTDQKTYLNTARVPQAWDLSKTTGSQIVAVLDTGVDAGHPDLVGHLVTGYNATSPNRGPIDDNGHGTMTLGIIAAAANNGIGVAGVGWNVKAMPVKVLDSHGGGYDVDIAEGIDWAAAHGAKVINMSLGGPGDNPVLHDAVRRAVAKGVTVVVAAGNSGTDELQYPAAYPEAIAVAATNAGGVLTDFSSYGDWVDVAAPGWNILSTGPRALTPPEYAPYWYCTGTSCSAPIVSGIAALVKNKWPAFTPAQVAQRLEVLARDAGPRGIDPYYGHGIVDAYAALGGRFAPDFPVNPEDNNDQPARATKVEVLATLGTTFSAPVSVEGDVDWYQVTGVERGLKVSVTGPVFSCGYSVNFGPRLDVYNSDLLPLGHAVNSYPSTPIDPATGCPKATTLTATTTVSAPTGTTFIAVRNDNGSRDTRKYTVTISQESAGSTPVGTAYPVRDVKPNDLSANAALGATPTVTFARTVVADSVSPTTVRLLNGRTGTTVGAAVSFDAGSNVATIKPTVPLLDNTPYRIVVSGVQGDGGTLAPSTSVFSTVDQVPAAVGAFDASGAYLAANLAWKVPPTGDLDQVIVRRNPSSKPPTLTTGTLVYTGTGSAVKDTGLAQGVTYTYAAWVKDRGGKVSPVATTQLLGMKTGISTTSTLINYGGTITLRGSTLRIDNKAYAGLPTNLYVRAKNSSKFTLLAALKTSSTGAINFTYKPAVSSVFMMTFPGNADLMGTRTPDITVEVAPTISATMAPTSIKLGSTTAISGYVAPAHAGQSVYLQQYGNKVWKSIASVKLISSGKYAFGIRPAVRGQIAYRIWFPADADHAQAFSANKILTIT; encoded by the coding sequence GTGTTTTTCCGCCCTGCTCACCTGCTGCGTCTCGGGCTGCCCGCCGCCCTGGTCGCCGGCTCGCTCGTCGTGCTGACCGGCTCGTCCGGTTCGGCCGCGCAGCCGCGTCCGTACAGTCCGCCGTTCACCCACCCGTCGGCGCAGGCCGAGTTCGAGCCGAACGCGGTGATCGTGAAGTTCAAGCTCAAGGCAACGACCGCCGCGCGCCGGGCCGCGGTCGCCAAGGTGGGCGGCACCGAGGACCCGGTCGCCTCGAACGTCGTGAAGATCAAGGGTGAGCTGTCCGCGCCCGACCTCCTGAAGAAGATGAAGGCCGACCCGAACGTCGAACTGGCCTCGCTCAACTACCGGCGCTACATCTCCGCGGTCCCGAACGACGAGTACTACACCACGGACCAGAAGACCTACCTGAACACGGCTCGGGTCCCGCAGGCCTGGGACCTCTCCAAGACCACCGGCAGCCAGATTGTCGCCGTACTGGACACCGGCGTCGACGCCGGCCACCCGGATCTCGTCGGCCACCTCGTCACCGGATACAACGCCACCTCACCGAACCGGGGTCCGATCGACGACAACGGGCACGGCACGATGACGCTGGGCATCATCGCCGCCGCCGCGAACAACGGCATCGGTGTCGCCGGAGTCGGCTGGAACGTGAAGGCCATGCCGGTCAAGGTCCTCGACTCCCACGGCGGCGGGTACGACGTCGACATCGCCGAGGGCATCGACTGGGCGGCCGCACACGGCGCCAAGGTGATCAACATGTCGCTGGGCGGACCGGGTGACAACCCCGTCCTGCACGACGCGGTCAGGCGCGCAGTCGCCAAGGGCGTCACCGTCGTGGTTGCTGCCGGCAACAGTGGCACCGACGAACTGCAGTACCCGGCGGCGTACCCCGAGGCGATCGCGGTGGCCGCGACCAACGCCGGCGGTGTGCTGACCGACTTCAGCTCGTACGGCGACTGGGTCGACGTCGCCGCTCCGGGGTGGAACATCCTCAGCACCGGCCCGCGCGCGTTGACTCCGCCGGAGTACGCGCCGTACTGGTATTGCACGGGTACCTCCTGCTCGGCGCCGATCGTGTCCGGGATCGCAGCGCTGGTGAAGAACAAGTGGCCGGCGTTCACCCCGGCCCAGGTGGCGCAGCGGCTCGAGGTGCTCGCCCGGGACGCAGGTCCGCGCGGCATCGATCCGTACTACGGCCACGGGATCGTGGACGCGTACGCCGCGCTTGGTGGCCGCTTCGCCCCGGACTTCCCGGTCAACCCCGAGGACAACAACGATCAGCCGGCGCGCGCCACCAAGGTGGAGGTTCTGGCAACGCTCGGCACGACGTTCAGCGCGCCGGTCAGCGTCGAGGGTGACGTCGACTGGTACCAGGTGACCGGGGTGGAGCGCGGTCTCAAGGTCTCGGTGACAGGCCCGGTGTTCAGCTGCGGCTACTCGGTGAACTTCGGGCCGCGGCTCGACGTGTACAACAGCGACCTGCTCCCGTTGGGGCACGCGGTGAACTCGTACCCCTCGACGCCGATCGACCCCGCGACCGGGTGCCCGAAGGCCACCACCCTGACCGCGACGACAACCGTCAGCGCACCGACCGGCACCACGTTCATTGCCGTGCGCAACGACAATGGGTCGCGGGACACCCGCAAGTACACGGTGACCATCTCCCAGGAGAGCGCCGGCTCGACGCCGGTCGGGACTGCCTATCCGGTGCGGGATGTGAAGCCGAACGATCTGTCCGCGAACGCGGCGCTGGGCGCGACGCCCACGGTCACGTTCGCGCGGACGGTCGTTGCCGACAGCGTCAGCCCGACGACGGTCCGGCTGCTCAACGGGAGGACCGGTACGACGGTCGGCGCGGCGGTGTCCTTCGATGCCGGCAGCAACGTGGCCACGATCAAGCCGACGGTGCCGTTGCTCGACAACACGCCGTACCGGATCGTCGTCAGCGGGGTGCAAGGGGACGGCGGGACACTTGCACCGTCCACGAGTGTGTTTTCGACGGTGGACCAGGTGCCGGCCGCGGTCGGGGCGTTCGATGCTTCGGGCGCGTATCTGGCCGCGAACCTGGCCTGGAAGGTGCCGCCGACGGGTGACCTCGACCAGGTGATCGTCCGTCGGAACCCGTCGAGCAAGCCTCCCACGCTGACGACCGGGACACTCGTCTACACGGGCACGGGATCTGCGGTGAAGGACACCGGTCTGGCGCAAGGCGTGACGTATACGTACGCGGCGTGGGTGAAGGATCGCGGCGGCAAGGTCAGCCCGGTCGCGACGACGCAACTGCTCGGCATGAAGACTGGGATCTCGACGACGTCGACGCTGATCAACTACGGCGGGACGATCACACTGCGCGGAAGCACACTCCGGATCGACAACAAGGCGTACGCCGGACTGCCGACCAACCTGTACGTGCGGGCGAAGAACTCGTCGAAGTTCACGCTGCTCGCGGCGCTGAAGACGTCTTCGACCGGGGCCATCAACTTCACGTACAAGCCGGCGGTGTCGTCGGTGTTCATGATGACGTTCCCCGGCAACGCCGACCTGATGGGGACACGCACGCCGGACATCACCGTCGAGGTCGCGCCGACGATCTCGGCCACGATGGCGCCGACGTCGATCAAGCTCGGGAGCACCACGGCGATCAGCGGCTACGTCGCGCCCGCACACGCCGGCCAGTCGGTGTACCTGCAGCAGTACGGCAACAAGGTGTGGAAGTCGATCGCCTCGGTAAAGCTGATCTCGTCCGGCAAGTACGCCTTCGGCATCAGGCCGGCGGTGCGGGGGCAGATCGCCTACCGCATCTGGTTCCCCGCCGACGCCGACCATGCACAGGCGTTCTCGGCGAACAAGATCCTCACCATCACCTAA
- a CDS encoding amidohydrolase, translated as MKRLLIRNVAVLIVPEQDECRVDNAQDIHIQDDQITAIAPTTPAQVEAEVEVEVEVEVIDGTGLVAVPGLINSHTHSPMVMMRGAAEDLSIEDWFNQRIWPMEVNLTPERVRVGARLACAEMLLAGVTTFVDHYFHADQIAAAAVESGIRADLAPTYFSSEGKAGIDAAVDTTRELSRLHPRITASLGPHATYTVTDEDLKRTADIARAEGFRIHLHAAETDDQTQASLDNHGITPIQVLDHTGVLDAGALIAHGCGIRESDLPILERYADRTTVASCPKVYLKLAMGEVTPIKALRSAGVRVGIGTDGAAVHNTLDVWEAIRMVALTQKQREHDAEWMTLSDTLRLATRGSAAAAGLADHIGTLEPGRQADIALVDLSAPHNQPVHDPRAALVYSVRASDVVTVLVAGKVVVRNRHLTTVDLAEVLADAKSLAHTLVDLSTGGTIQHYNP; from the coding sequence ATGAAGCGGCTCCTGATCCGGAACGTCGCGGTGCTGATCGTCCCCGAGCAGGACGAGTGCCGAGTAGACAACGCCCAGGACATCCACATCCAAGACGACCAGATCACCGCAATAGCCCCAACCACCCCCGCGCAGGTCGAGGCGGAGGTGGAGGTGGAGGTGGAGGTGGAGGTGATTGATGGGACCGGGTTGGTGGCGGTGCCGGGGCTGATCAACTCGCATACCCACAGTCCGATGGTGATGATGCGGGGAGCGGCGGAGGACCTGTCGATCGAGGACTGGTTCAACCAGCGGATCTGGCCGATGGAGGTCAACCTGACGCCGGAGCGGGTGCGGGTCGGGGCTCGGCTGGCCTGTGCGGAGATGTTGCTGGCGGGCGTGACCACGTTCGTCGACCACTACTTCCACGCCGACCAGATCGCAGCCGCAGCGGTCGAATCCGGCATCCGCGCCGACCTCGCGCCGACGTACTTCTCCTCCGAGGGAAAAGCCGGGATCGACGCGGCCGTCGACACGACCCGCGAGCTCAGTCGACTCCACCCGCGCATCACTGCCAGCCTCGGGCCCCATGCGACGTACACGGTCACCGACGAGGACCTGAAACGTACGGCGGACATCGCGCGGGCGGAGGGTTTCCGTATCCACCTGCACGCCGCGGAGACCGACGACCAGACGCAAGCGTCTCTCGACAACCACGGCATCACGCCGATCCAGGTCCTCGACCACACCGGCGTACTGGATGCCGGCGCGCTGATCGCCCACGGGTGCGGCATCCGCGAGTCCGACCTTCCGATCCTCGAGCGGTATGCCGACCGCACGACCGTCGCGTCCTGCCCGAAGGTCTACCTCAAGCTCGCGATGGGCGAGGTCACCCCGATCAAGGCCCTTCGATCAGCCGGCGTACGAGTAGGCATCGGCACCGACGGAGCCGCCGTACACAACACCCTCGACGTCTGGGAAGCGATCCGCATGGTCGCCCTCACGCAGAAGCAACGCGAGCACGACGCCGAGTGGATGACCCTGTCCGACACCCTCCGCCTGGCCACCCGCGGCAGCGCCGCAGCCGCCGGCCTGGCCGACCACATCGGCACCCTCGAACCAGGCCGCCAAGCCGACATCGCCCTCGTCGACCTCTCCGCACCCCACAACCAACCCGTACACGACCCACGAGCCGCCCTCGTCTACTCCGTCCGAGCCTCCGACGTAGTCACCGTCCTGGTCGCCGGCAAGGTAGTCGTCCGCAACCGCCACCTCACCACCGTGGACCTCGCCGAAGTCCTAGCCGACGCAAAGTCCCTGGCCCACACCCTCGTAGACCTCTCAACCGGCGGCACCATCCAGCACTACAACCCCTAA
- a CDS encoding VOC family protein produces the protein MIGPASYDRPGGREMTSKFTELAIDCADPSGLAQFWCAVLGYEVQDEEEDGVITIGSPLVPEGRDRPGPVPPTLTFARVPESKTIKNRLHLDLNPTDVDQDDEVRRVLDLGARHADVGQTGEESWVTLADPEGNEFCILASRHP, from the coding sequence GTGATCGGGCCGGCATCCTACGATCGGCCGGGAGGTCGTGAAATGACGAGCAAGTTCACCGAGTTGGCGATCGACTGTGCCGATCCGAGCGGTCTTGCGCAGTTCTGGTGCGCGGTCCTGGGCTACGAGGTGCAGGACGAGGAGGAAGACGGCGTGATCACGATCGGTTCGCCGCTGGTGCCCGAAGGCAGGGACCGCCCCGGCCCGGTCCCGCCGACCCTGACGTTCGCGCGCGTGCCCGAGAGCAAGACCATCAAGAACCGGCTCCACCTCGACCTCAACCCGACCGACGTGGACCAGGACGACGAGGTGCGCCGCGTGCTCGACCTCGGCGCCCGCCACGCCGACGTTGGCCAGACCGGCGAGGAAAGCTGGGTCACCCTCGCCGACCCCGAAGGGAACGAGTTCTGCATCCTCGCAAGCCGGCACCCCTGA
- a CDS encoding alpha-ketoglutarate-dependent dioxygenase AlkB, producing the protein MGADLQGSLLDAFEDPALGSLDGLVRTELGRGAWVDVLPGWLTGADQVYERLARDVPWQAERRQMYDRVVDVPRLLCFYGETVDLPLPILDEARDALSARYAEELGEPFRTAGLCFYRDGRDSVAWHGDRIGRGDREDTMVAILSVGEPRVLALRPRPGGSGGASGPVGSTVRYPLGHGDLIVMGGSCQRTWEHAIPKASGRIGPRVSIQFRPRGVR; encoded by the coding sequence ATGGGTGCTGATCTCCAGGGCTCGTTGCTGGATGCTTTCGAGGATCCGGCGTTGGGGTCGTTGGACGGGCTGGTGCGGACCGAGTTGGGCCGCGGGGCCTGGGTCGACGTGTTGCCGGGGTGGTTGACCGGCGCCGATCAGGTGTACGAGCGGCTGGCGCGGGATGTGCCGTGGCAGGCGGAGCGGCGGCAGATGTACGACCGGGTGGTCGACGTACCGCGACTGCTCTGCTTCTACGGGGAGACCGTGGACCTGCCGTTGCCGATCCTGGACGAGGCGCGAGATGCGCTGAGTGCGCGGTACGCCGAGGAGCTGGGTGAGCCGTTCCGGACGGCGGGGTTGTGCTTCTACCGGGACGGCCGCGACAGCGTCGCGTGGCATGGTGACCGGATCGGCCGCGGGGATCGCGAGGACACGATGGTCGCGATCCTGTCGGTCGGCGAGCCGCGGGTGCTGGCGCTGCGGCCACGACCAGGTGGATCGGGTGGGGCGAGTGGGCCGGTGGGTTCGACGGTTCGGTATCCGCTGGGACATGGGGACCTCATCGTGATGGGTGGATCGTGTCAACGGACTTGGGAACATGCGATTCCCAAGGCTTCTGGCCGGATCGGCCCGCGCGTCAGCATCCAGTTCCGCCCACGCGGCGTCCGCTGA
- a CDS encoding MFS transporter produces MSSRLEQMLPPAGAPRDLAMAQLANSVGDGAFVVTSALFFTRVVGLSTTEVGIGLTVAWLVGFLTGVPLGNLADRRGARGTAVLLALMTASGVGAFLFVRSFLGFLIAAVVYACSQTGLTAARQALLAGLVQPAERTRIRAFLQSTVNAGLAFGALLGGIALRFDTETAYLTVFAIDALSFLIAAGLIRRVPPIATTIRVKGEPRLAVLHDRPYAVLALLNAIMLLFMPLISLVGPLWIVTRTSAPSWVVASLMIVNTLGVTFFQVHIAKRVKDLRTAARSVRYAGVAMLAACGVFATTAAHLSPALTAVVLVVAAALLTVGEMKLASGAWEISFGLAPADKQGQYQGFFGSGPAIARMLGPALLTTVILGWGPIGWIVIGALFLGTSCATGPAVRWAVRTRAVKEDATPPLAEENAA; encoded by the coding sequence ATGAGCAGCAGACTTGAGCAGATGCTTCCCCCCGCCGGAGCGCCGCGGGACCTGGCGATGGCGCAGTTGGCGAACTCGGTCGGCGACGGTGCGTTCGTCGTCACCTCGGCGTTGTTCTTCACCCGGGTGGTCGGGCTGTCGACCACGGAGGTCGGCATCGGCCTCACAGTCGCGTGGCTCGTGGGCTTCCTGACCGGCGTTCCGCTGGGCAACCTCGCGGACCGGCGAGGAGCGCGCGGCACCGCCGTACTCCTGGCGCTGATGACCGCCAGCGGCGTCGGAGCATTCCTGTTCGTCCGGAGTTTCCTGGGCTTCCTGATCGCTGCCGTGGTCTACGCCTGTAGCCAGACCGGACTCACCGCTGCCCGCCAGGCGCTCCTCGCGGGCCTGGTACAGCCGGCTGAACGCACGCGCATCCGGGCGTTCCTGCAGTCCACGGTGAACGCCGGTCTCGCGTTCGGTGCACTGCTCGGCGGCATCGCGCTCCGCTTCGACACCGAGACGGCGTACCTGACTGTCTTCGCGATCGACGCGCTGAGCTTCCTGATCGCCGCCGGCCTGATCCGCCGGGTCCCGCCGATCGCAACCACGATCCGCGTCAAGGGCGAACCCCGCCTCGCCGTCCTGCACGACCGCCCGTACGCCGTCCTCGCGCTGCTCAACGCGATCATGCTGCTCTTCATGCCGCTGATCAGCCTCGTCGGGCCGCTGTGGATCGTCACCCGCACCAGTGCACCGAGCTGGGTCGTTGCCTCGCTGATGATCGTGAACACCCTCGGCGTGACGTTCTTCCAGGTGCACATCGCCAAGCGGGTCAAGGACCTCCGCACGGCCGCCCGCTCCGTCCGGTACGCCGGGGTCGCGATGCTGGCTGCCTGCGGCGTATTCGCAACAACCGCCGCCCATCTGAGCCCCGCACTCACGGCCGTCGTCCTGGTGGTCGCCGCCGCGCTGCTCACCGTCGGCGAGATGAAGCTGGCGTCCGGGGCGTGGGAGATCAGCTTCGGACTCGCACCCGCCGACAAGCAGGGTCAGTACCAAGGATTCTTCGGCAGCGGCCCCGCGATCGCCAGGATGCTCGGCCCGGCGCTGCTCACCACGGTGATCCTCGGCTGGGGCCCGATCGGCTGGATCGTCATCGGTGCCCTGTTCCTGGGGACCAGTTGCGCAACTGGTCCCGCCGTACGATGGGCTGTGCGGACGAGGGCCGTCAAGGAGGACGCCACGCCGCCGCTGGCAGAGGAGAACGCCGCCTGA
- a CDS encoding pyridoxamine 5'-phosphate oxidase family protein, with protein MEIPGLVEITSYDELRELVPPPLAAAAAKERKELHDLDLQWLAASPFCLVATSDADGNCDVSPKGDPAGFTKVLDRSTIAIPDRAGNRRVDGFTNILSNPHVGLIYFVPGRTDTLRVNGRARIVRDAPFFDDMIVKGNRPQLALLIEIEQIFHHCSKSFMRSKLWKPETWDPEALPRRAVISQTLERPDDDLETLDQYYGPAYEEKIYKVKY; from the coding sequence ATGGAGATTCCCGGACTGGTCGAGATCACGTCGTACGACGAGCTGCGAGAGCTCGTCCCGCCGCCCCTGGCAGCCGCTGCGGCCAAGGAGCGCAAGGAGCTCCACGACCTGGACCTGCAGTGGCTCGCCGCCTCCCCGTTCTGCCTGGTCGCCACCTCCGACGCCGACGGCAACTGCGACGTCTCCCCCAAGGGCGACCCGGCCGGCTTCACCAAGGTGCTGGACCGGTCGACGATCGCGATCCCGGACCGGGCCGGCAACCGCCGCGTCGACGGCTTCACCAACATTCTCAGCAACCCGCACGTCGGCCTGATCTACTTCGTCCCCGGCCGCACCGACACGCTGCGCGTCAACGGCCGCGCCCGGATCGTCAGAGATGCGCCGTTCTTCGACGACATGATCGTCAAGGGCAACCGGCCACAGCTGGCGCTGCTGATCGAGATCGAGCAGATCTTCCACCACTGCTCGAAGTCGTTCATGCGCTCGAAGCTCTGGAAGCCCGAGACCTGGGACCCGGAGGCGCTGCCGCGCCGCGCGGTGATCTCCCAGACGCTGGAGCGTCCGGACGACGACCTCGAGACGCTCGACCAGTACTACGGCCCGGCGTACGAAGAGAAGATCTACAAGGTCAAGTACTGA